ACAAAACCAAACTGTAATCACAACAGAAATCAACAATCCAGATtattaaatccaataaaatccATCAGCGAAGATAAACATCGATCATGAATTACCTCAAGTTCCCTGCAGAGGCCCTGCCTTTTGTGAAAAAGCCTATGAGGTGATGTAGGAGAGGCCATCAGACAAAGCAGAACCATATCTGAGAGAACCACAGCTCAGAAAAGGAATTTCTGAGCTTAAATCTCCCTCCTTTTGAGGGTTCAGAACTCAACCATTGTACCTTGCCTaccaaagaaaacccaaacACCCACAACCATAATCATAGATTATCCATCCCCAATCCTTAAAAACCAGAAATACGAAAGGTTTTAAGCTCGGATGGCAACAAtaaaacttcaaaataaaaattgggtCTTGTGCGTCCACTCGAGGAATTTCCTGCTACAATCTGTGGGCTCGCACGCCCTAGGGAATCCAGAGGAAGGCTGGCTTGGGGGTTTCGATTTACGAAACGAAGCCAACAAATTTGTCAATATTTTTTGGCCTTTTGGACCCTTTCGAGTGATCGTGGCCTCATATTTTAATACTTATTTCGCCTCGTTATTGGTTTCATGCGTAGATTCTGTCTGGTTTTTAATTTCAGCTACACTGCTGTGTATCTTACAGCTCTTGTTAAACTTGATGCGTCAGATGATATCTACCGTCCATTTTAAAGAATCATATGGTCACATTTACATCAGcatttaaccctttttttttttttttttttttttttttattatgctCGTAAAATCgtaagtagggatgtaaatggatcgaattcggtcggatagtggcattatcatattcgtatccgtttatattcggacggattcggataatatcctatcggtattcggacggattcgaataatttttggataatgattttttgaatacaggttctcccaaatggatatgaatacagatcgaatacgatttttcgactatccattgacatagttaccgtttttatgatgaaggttagggttgacacttgagagttcagttattactctttcttctactcttcttaatcttttattctcttacgttttttatttttgattttttaatagatatgtaattccatgtagcacattgcataaaataatatatataaaccaataacaaatctagaaaaagaatcacattatcttaacttataaatttataaaaataagataacaaaatccaataaggtaacttaaaaagatagacaaacacaaagttatatttcacatattttattatcattgaactgctaaacgaatcggataataatcgatcggatagggggattatcatattcgtatccgattagtttcagATGGATTCGAATTCTTCTAAACGAATACAaacacggatcgaatacgaatttacaaatattcatttacatccctactcgtaagtagggatgtaaatggataaccgaaatccgaatccgaattcgcatccgtattcgtttaggggcatccgtattcgtttagagatatccggaaaataatccgaatactccgattaaaatccgtccgaaaaaaaatccgaatacttaataatacaaaattaagtaaataatgatttcaagggtttttgaagattaaataagttctagaatatgatgaaaagagaatcatgatctaagagatatggattgagagtgaattgtatccgctagggggaggaaggtccgggttacacaaggcagagatgtaaacggatggttgaaaatccgaatccgatccgcatccgaatccgtttagaggtatccgtattcgaccagggaatatccgactccgatcacatccgattcgaatccgatccgtttacatccctactcgtAAGTGccttgtggaatttttttttgttctttgggTAAGTGGAATTTTATTACAGAAGGGGAATGAGGAACTCAAGACATCGTGATTACACAGAACAAGAAGTCAAGAAAGGGATAATGGTCAATATGTTAGGAAGTGGGCCGCTACATTCGCATCCCTAGAAACATGGGAGAAGGAAGAACATGTAAACTTTCCTGCCAAGGTATGAATATCCGAGAGAAAGCCAAAGATGGAGATTGGTGATGAGCTCGAGTTTGTCACTAGCAATTTGATGATTTCTTCGTTGTCAGACTCCATGAGAATACGTTAAATTCCCATATCAACTGCCAAGACCAGACCCGATCTAATGGCCCATGCCTCCCTAATTATGACTTCTGAGAAATTTGCAGGTTTCGATAAGACCCCAATCGAATAGCCTTCATGATTTTGGAGACCATAACCCAGACCACCTGAGCTAGATTCCAAATGTAGGGCCGCATTACAGTTCAGATTATAAGCATTTAAGGAGGGAGGCGACCACCTAGATAGCTTCTGGTTGGTGTCGGCTCAGCTGAACTCTTGTTTACTTACCTCTCAAAAACTTCTTGGAAAGCTTCCTCTGCTTTGGTAAATACCTCCACCAGATcctaatttcttcaattaaGGATGAATTCATTTATGGCTAACCAAATATACcaacataagaaaataaataagttGAAGACCTCAGTGGTTCTGACTTTGGTAGAGAAGCTGATCAGCTCTCAATTTTGTATCACACGAGATAACTTTGCTACAAATACTTTGTTCTAATACAATTTAATGACATCTACACCCTCAAAAACCCGAGTTTCACGATTAAGAAACCCTTCCAAGGTTATAAGTCAAATTATCATACAATACTCGACTAATGTGGAGATTAAATGCTCATCTCCTTCTTGGTTATGAACCTAAAATCTTAAGTATTAAGGTAGAGAGGCTCTTACAAGATCATAAGTCACATTGTCATAGACTATCCGACTAATGTGAGACTAATTTCATCTCCCATTCGTGACTATATATGGAGTACATTCATCACATCAATTCTTTAGGTCGGTCATGTATCCTACATAGCTAGTGCACGGACAATCCGCTAAGATACCATTGACTGACGCCAAAGCTAAAAACCCAAATTTCaaggtgaagagattcttccaAGGTTATAAGCCAAATTGAGGAAAGACTAAACATGCTGTGAGCTAATAGTTACATGACTCTCAAGtatgattttttattgtttttttttttatcataaccGTATGAGTTCCAACGAGGTTGATAGATTCTATTCTTTGTGCTACCATTGGTGTGGCATGGGTCTCGTGATAAGTATGTCCGTTGACTAACAAaatttttttagttaatttGTTCCAGTCACTAACAGTAGAGACACATATTAACCAAATTAGCAATTGGTACCCATGGTGAACTCCAACAAGTTGCCGTCCCACCGTCCCAAATTGGGCTCTGAGATTGACACCGACACGGCCCGACGCTGCCCGAATTGCACATGTACCACgcgtttttttttaaaatattttaatattagcCTTTTTCCGAAATAATAGATgatatttggattttggaataccattatatatataataactgATTAAAATCTAAATCGAGTAATTAACTTCTCGGCGtgttctctctgtctctctctctctcttgtctgtACCAGCAATTCCGTCTTCGTCTATTTAAACGTCTCCAATTCTAACGTTGTCTCTCCTTGTTCAGTTTTCTTCCACAaccaaaccctagaaaggtaCAAGAAGCCCTTATGGATCTTGTAGCAGAATTCGTCACCACAACGCTGGAATCGTTAACTGTAAAGCTTTAGGAATCCTAATTCGAAGTCCAACCAAATTCATTTCATTTGAATTGTTTGTATTTAATAAACCTTGTAAACTCCCCAGATCACACCCCCAATTTAGATTCGCGTGGTGTTTCAGGGGAACCCTTAAAACCCAATTCATTCTAAGGCATCGCAATTGAATTTCTAGGAGAAAATCACAATCAGAGTCGTCCGTTTCAATTGTTGATGGGCATGGGTAGGATTTGTAGAGGAACTTCCAAACCTtcgtcttcttcatctccttcgTTAACCACATCTACATCTCATACCGAGACTGTTAATGGTTCTCACCAATTCAAGATCACTGGGTACTCTCTATCAAAGGGTCTCGGGATCGGGAAATACATCGCGTCCGACACTTTCATGGTGGGTGGATACGCCTGGGCGATCTATTTCTATCCGGACGGGAAGAGCATCGAGGACAACGCGACTTATGTTTCTCTATTCATCGCGTTAGCAAGTGACGGCACTGATGTCAGAGCTCTTTTCGAATTGACGCTTTTAGATCAAAGCGGGAAAGAGCGACATAAGGTTCACAGCCATTTTGGGAGGACGCTGGAGAGCGGGCCATACACGCTTAAATACCGTGGAAGCATGTGGTAAGTTGGGTGTCTGTTTTAGTTAATGGGCTTAGGAAAAAATTGAATGTTGATCGAGGGGCTTGGGTTTTGAATATATGTGCTTATTTTGGTTTTCTGGGTTTTAAACGAAATTGATTGTTGCCTGAgaggtttgggttttggatatTTGTGCTTATTTtagttttctgggtttttaatGAAATTGTTGTTGCCTGAgaggtttgggttttgggttttgggcaTGTGGCTTTTTTTGGATTTCTCTGCATGAAAACTGACTGCTACCTGGGTTTTAAAAATCGTCGCAGAATTGTTGGTGTTAGGAGTTTGGATATATGAAGGTGCGCTCAGTGCTATTTGATCATCGTTGTAATTGTAAAATTTTGTTGCATCTCGGGCATATGGTCTATTGTTAAAAGTGCGGTTTATGCACACAGTGGAAGAGAAATTTCCGACACAATTTCTTGAAGAAGAAACACGTACATTCTGTGTTGGATCCTTTTTTCTTCATTGCTAAAATTATGAATGACATTGTTGTAGGAGAAATGAAGATCTTTGTTATATAAGACAACATAATTCCTTCTGAAAGAAATAATGAATAATTCACTTTCTTTTATAACTTTAAGCTGGAGGCTGCATCTACGAAGTCAAAATGCACCCTTCTATTTTCATCTGTTGTAGCATTTCCATCACAAGTTCAGCAGAGGCCTTATATCCATCACTGTGAAGGAAAAATTTTAGGGAAATACTTTTGAAGTTTGTATTTGTAGCTCAATGTGTGTATGTGTATTCATATTTCCATTTTAGAGAAAAAACGAGGAATAAGAAAGACCTGAAGCAGTCGATAGAACCACTCTAATCAGTGGATActaaaaatatgaaaagactGAAGCAGGGTAAGAGGATCTAGAAACATTGAATTTCTATCCAACCACCTACTTAATGGGTTATCCAAATTCGGGAATCTCCATAGACCCACCAAGACCAGAAGAAAGCCACACATAAGTTGTCCTAATCCCCTTGGTACCGAGGTTCTGGATAGATAAGGATCTTGCTGTCCTTATTTTAAAGATAGCTAACCATTCGTGCCTCAAGTGGATCACTTATCTGTATAGTCTCCAAGAACACTAACACTATTGATCCCAAGCCGTCTAAAGGAGTTTCCAACTGCTGTACCGATGTATTTGGATATTACACCTATATTATTTGAGGAATGTTTTGAAGCGTGAACTGAAGGTTGAATTGCCACATGAAGCAGAGCAATTTAAACTGTTGGATTACAGGTTTAGTGTATTTGAAATTGGGTTCTTCAATAATTTTTATATAGGGAATGAGTACTccaatttttaaagaaaatagatTATGGATAAGTAATTGGTCAGTTTGTATGGTCCAGTTATCTGGTTCTATGCTCCAATATTGTCTACCATGCGTATCTGTTTAAATTGTTGGATTAGAGGTTTAGTGTGTGTGAAATTGggttattcaaatttttttaggtAGGGAATGAGTAAGCCTATTTTCCTAGAAAATAGATTATGGATAAGAAATTGGTCAGTTTGTATGGTCCAATTATCTGGTTCTTTGCTCCAATAATGTCTGCCATGTGGATCAAGCTGTTTATGTTGACCTGGGTTTGGGACTTTGGGTTCAAGTCATCACGTAGTCTTTTCTGTGTTTCAGATTATTACTTCGGCCCATTTTGGCATGTGATCATTGGAGCATATAGGCGTTCAAGTTCCCTTTTAGAGATTTTGGATATGCTTATGTATTTATGCATAAATTACTATATATATCATATGGGGGAGGGTTCACTATGATGCTAGAGTGCTGTTTTGCACCAATGAAGGGGGAGGGTTACGAATCATCGAATTGGGGTGGGCATTTAATGAGAGAGGGTTTGCGCAGGAATCTGCACACGGGTGTTGTGCGGTTCCTTTTCATCATATTTAAATTGTAAATTCGTTCACGTTTATCCAAGACTATGGATGTATCTAATAAAAGAAAGGATAGGGTAatttgttaggtacttgactgataggccaaaagctccagagctgatggaacacaataaatcaagccctttaacctatcccatactaggttgGCCCAATCTAACACTCATACACTAGACCGAGCCTCAATTTGGTGGTAGGTAGcgctttaacctatcccatactaggctggcccaatctgaCGCCCATTCACTAAATCGAGTCCCACTCTGGtggtaggtagcccttttcCGAGCGGCTCCATTCTGCCCCAGGATTTCTTCCTGAcagcaggtagccctttcttgatggctttcactctactctaggTAGCCTTTTTCGTGACTCGAACCGTGATGTGGTGtccggctctgataccaaatgtcaagtcaagccctttaacctatcccatactaggctagCCCAATCTAGCATccatacactagatcgagccccattaggcacataacataaTTTCTATGTGTTTTCTCTATTCTGATGGCAGTCTTGTTTCTGATGTGTGATACGCACTGTAAGGGAATCATGCGAAGTTTAAATGTGGACTACATTTCTTGTTTTAGTTTGTTAAAGACAAGCAAACTTCTTTATCACTTTCtatgtatttatttttgtgTAGGATATGTTTGAACAATCTTCTAGCTTGTCCAAGGAAGTCAAGAAGTTTACGACACATTGTGTAGTAAATTTAatgattttgattaatgaatacCACATAATGTCTTATTGTTGTATTCTACAGGGGTTACAAGCGTTTTTTTAAAAGAACAGCTTTGGAGACATCGGATTACCTCAAAGACGATTGCTTGTCAGTTCACTGTAGTGTCGGTGTTGTTAGATCACGGACAGAACCACCCAAGATTTACTCCATAGCAATGCCACCTTCTAACATTGGTCAACATTTCGGGCAGCTCTTGGAAAGTGGGAAGGGAACTGATGTAAATTTTGAAGTTGATGGGGAGACATTTGCAGCCCACAAGTTGGTTCTAGCGGCTCGTTCTCCTGTGTTCAGGGCACAACTTTTTGGTCCAATGAAGGATCGAAACACTCATTGCATAAAGGTTGAAGATATGGAGGCTCCAGCTTTTAAGGTTGTTCAATTACCTTGTAGCCTAATCGCTTCATGTTCAGTTCTTTTACAAAAAGTTGATGAATGGGTGCACTTGCTTTGCTAAAAAACTTGAATTTAAAATGTAATTGAATCATCACCCTTGTCCATATCATTGATCATCAAACTATGTTTATGAGTTCCGCTAGTTTCAGTCTTTGAGTTGCTTAGTCTTCTTTTGATACAAGTAAAATTACGAtgtgtttgtatttttttcatgctttcataGTTATTTGTGCATCATTTTGGTACCACCTATAATATGAAATGTTGATACGCAAGGAAGGAActgattctttttttgtttttactgTCCATAGTTTAGTTATTACATAACCAGTTACTGGGAGTTGTAGCTCAGCAAATGGAAATTTTCGATAATTCCTATGATGCCTGTTGTATCCTTGGTTCATTTACTGTGCTGTCCTGTCCTATATTCTTGTGATATTTTGAGTATTTAAGTTCATTAGTTAATTAAAGCTGAGGTGCTTGTGTCTTTAATTGTCAAGGCGCCACtcaaatggatttcttgatTTGTTTTCATACTCATAGTACCATTGGCTTGTTTTATTAGCTTAGTTTGGTTATGGAGATGCCACTAGTTCAGGGGTTTAGTCGAGGACTGCACTTATACTTTTCCAAACAGACTTTTGCATATCTTATAGCATTCTAGTATACAGGCTGAGCTGGTGGTGGAAACTTTTACCATAAAGTTGGCTTCACATATCATGGAGAGTGTTTCTTCTTTTCATGTATTGTGGGATGAGTACCTTTTTCTCTAGTGATGTTAATTGTTGAACATCATAGTTTCATCTACGTTGATATTCTTGTAATTACACATGGAATGGTTTGACCTTCTATTGCCCAACACTATTTAATTGATAACTCGTTTGAGAGTTGTATGTTCTCCTCCATTGgataatatttatatatatttttttggagcATTGCTATTCATAATATTGTAGAGAGGTCCATAGGAAAATGTGGCTGAGTTGGCTATTTTTGTTAGGTGAGTAATTGTGGTGCCATAGAGGATGATTTCAACATCCACAGATGTTTAGCCAGAATCTTCTCCTAAGGTGCTGATCTCGCTCACAGATCATACTCCAGCTCTGGCTTCCTAACCTCTTGCTTCTGCTTCCAAATGCTGCTACTGTGGTGTATATAGTCCAATCCTTAACTTTGTCAAATTTGTATCATTTCTGTTTTGTCACTTTGTGAATGTACATTTTCCTTTTCCACGAGTTGAATCACCCTATGTATAGAATTCCTTTATTTGCATTTGTTGTATGTGCAGGTCTTTTATATCTTTTTCATGATGAAAGATGGTTGTTaagtaggaaaaaaaatctATGAACTGAACTATGAAGCAGATTCATGGTATTTCTATGGATAAATTAGGTGTAACTATGCTTGTTCAATAAAAAAGTGTTACTATGGTTGTCAGTTTCTAAgttattttttgtctttggaACGCCCGGTTCTCTTTCCAGGGATCTCAATAATTCCTTTACTGTATTTATTTCTGAGTCCTCcataatttatgttttttttttgctttaaatttaatattttttctgGCCATGGCGGTGTACCATTTTCAGGCCTTGCTCCATTTCGTATACTGGGATGGCCTCCCTGACATGCAAGAGCTGACTGGTTTCAACTCCAAGTGGGCTTCCACCCTGATGGGTCAGCATCTGCTTGCAGCTGCAGATCGATATGGTCTTGAGAGGCTCAGGTTGCTCTGTGAGGCAAAACTCTGTGAAGATGTTGCCATAAACACTGTGGCAACCACACTAGCCTTGGCAGAACAGCACCACTGTTTCCAACTGAAAGCTGTATGTCTCAAATTTGTTGCATTGCCAGAAAATTTGAGAGGTAAAATTTGCTCCTCCTCTTGTCCTCTTACACGTTTTGAAAGCTATGGATTTAAGTAAAGTTTATAAAAGGTTCtatttggtgccatctgggatTCAATTTTGAATTACTATAGCATTTATATGTATTATTcttgaatcgttatcctcttcagttactgcacggtgcagtactgcatcgtgcggcgcagcagtggccatgtggcacagcgggccccacatggtgcacatggcctctgcagctgCCGCACGATGTAGCACTGCACCGTCCAGtaactgcataggataaaaattcattatcCTTTGCAATGTTACAGCGTGTATGTCCGATGTTCAGATTAGGTGAAGATTGTTAGGAAGTAATCAGTGTGATTGTCACTGAATGTCGAATGATAATTCTTTATTCTATTTATTCGTGGGCAATGCTTTTCTTATTACTTCTCTTGTAATATTATTCCTTTAAAAGCTAAATGGTGGTTGTAATTTTGCTGCAGCTGTGATGCAAACAGATGGTTTTGAATATCTGAAGGAAAGTTGCCCATCTGTCATGACTGAACTTCTGGAATATGTGGCAAAGATTGGTGAGCACTCCATCATTGTCTGCAGACATGGGAATGAAGCCATGCTCGATGGCAGTGATGTCAATGGAAGACGTGTGAAACAAAGGATATAACATGGCGGCGGTTCTCTTCATCACTTCATCCCTGTAAACCcagaacataaaaaaaaaggaaggaaaaagatGGATGGAAAAGGTCCAGAGCCCTATAAAAATGATAGGATCATTTTCTGGTTTGTTTACTTTTAACCTTTTTGTAGGAGATGTAAGATTAGTGGTTTGTATGTTTCATGTAATTTGTAATTCTCCACTAGAGAGCTTGCAGGGCTTTCAGGTGAACTCTGTCTCTGTATTCAGATCAGTGCTTCAATGGTTCTGATCCTGAGTCATATGGTTAAAAAGATTAATCATTCGTTGTAGTTATTGTTCTTTCTGTATTCAAGTGGTTAAGGGTTTCAGCTATCATTTGATTAGGTTTGTGTATTGACAAGTGTGAGTGTTTTTAATTCTAACTACTTTCAGAAGTATAGCATCAGGGAAGGATAGTCTATGTTTGTTTCTTCGCATAAGAAAATCCATTGTTGAGACCTACATTTATTGCAAATTTTCTGTTTCGTGTTTAACTTCAGATTGTGCACAGAGAAAATAGCTTGGGAAACAATAACGGGACTTGAAGATGCAAGTGCCGATATTAAAGAATTGTTTTTTGGTATAAGAAATTTTTAGGataaattatagatcaccccctcgttttcaatcgaaactcagttcaccccttgatttttgaaaaaactcaaatcagtGGGCGAAAATTGAGTTATTTAGGTCCTGGAGGATTAACAGGGCGAACTGTTAGTTTTCGGATACGAGATATCCATCCTAGTCACTAAGGACGTATTTTCCCAATTGACACGTCTGAAGAAATCAACGTTGGGCTTATTGGATCCTTCGCGATTCATTCCAGGATTGGTCATTGGGGCTCTCTAGAAAGCccgtctgctgttagttattgagtgaaaggattattttacctttgtactaaaacattagaatgaaatttacaatactgccctctctctctctctctctcttgtaacTCTTGGAGGCGACAGCGGcggtgacggtggtggtggtgctccAACCTCAGTTTGTCCAAACGGAATCGACCCAAACTCAGGCTCATTCCCAGTTCAACAATCATCATTTCGTCTCCCACCACTACCAGAGCATCCTTCCTATACCTCTCCAGCGGAGGCTTCCAATCCTTCAACCTCCtccctttcttttccccttctctctaTGTGCAATTCTGATTGAGCATTCGATGTTTCTGTAGAACAGAGGTTTACCAGACGACCTAGAACGTAAGCTCTTGAACAGACCAAACCCTACGTTATTCTTGCAATTgacattagagagagagagagagagacgagacATGTTGAGGTCGTCAGCAGCCATTGCTTTTGAGGATGTTGAGGCTGGTGGCGGCCTCATCTCAACAATCCATTCTCTGTCACCGAGTAATCGCAGCCTCACCGGAAAGCCTTAAACGTAATCTTTCATTTTTATTCAATGATCCATTCGTGCCTCCATTTCCATCTCCTGCCGATCAATCTCGTGGATACGCCAGTGATCGGGCTCAGTCGGGTTCGGTCAGGCCTAGCCGGGTCTCACGGTGCTACAAGCATGCACCGTGACCGCCCGTTTAAGTTTTCGGGCCAGGCTTGGTCGGGCTCGGTAGGGTTAGGTCGGGCTTCAGGTTATAAATGGGCTGTTATAATCGGGTCATAACCGGGCTGTGGGCATGTTTAACTCTAATCGGTCCTTAATCGGACTCTAAACGGTGCAGCCACATAGGGCTGAAGAAAAAAGTTGACCgttaaatcaaaataaaaacttacTTCAAACTTTATTTAAAGATAGTTTATATATGATAGTTGTCATATGGTAATGAGAGACTAATTTGATTACTAAACAATACTTTCAATCAagacaggaaaaaaataaaaaatataaagattGAAAGTATCAAGCTAACTGGGTAAGTGAAAACTGACCTGGTAAAGATTCTTTTCCAAGTCTAAGCTGACCCTGAGAAACCCAAAGCCAATTTTTAGGCGTGGCTTTCCCTTGTAACACAAGGGGTTTGAGTCAACAAATTATTAATAAACCAAATACCATAAACCCCTTAAGTTGGTTATTTATTGATTAATTTACTGTAAAGAAAGCAGAAAAAAAATACTGAGATTTTATTTATCTGTTCAGATGTATATACTACCTCATCTCtcctttcttgttctttaatGGCGAGGTCAATTATATCTTGGGTTGGGATGATTTTCCATTTGGGAATGATCTTGGAAAGCTTTGCCAATGCACTAATAACCAATGGATGAGGTCTCATATCATCTGCAATTTGTAACTTACAGTAGAAAGAAAACCAATTAGTAGTtaaagttaaagggtcgggctagaTCGGGCTGTAACCgggcgggctaggtcgggcctggaatcAGTCGGTCCGGTCGGGGGCCCAACGGGCTAAAACCCCACACCAAGCCCGACACATTTAGTAAGCGGGCTGGGCCGGGTCAGGCTTTAATCGGGTGGGCTCGGTTGGTTCTAtcgggccgggcctggaattgacacccctacacttaacagcataaaactaacgtcaGGGACTAATTTGGcattttggggtctaaaccaggggtgatttgagttttttcaaaaaccagggggtgatctgagtttcaattgaaaaccaaggggtgatctgtaatttacccaaatttTTATGGTTCACTATCATCATTGGTAACAAGTTATGTAAAAATATTCAGGGAAAAGAGAACGCGGCCTGTGCATGTGTGGTGCCATGACACAAGGGTGCACAAAATGATTGCCGTGTTTGGGAAATTTTGTCTTTCCATTGAGTGAGACGGTCATTTTGCATACCCCTGTGTAAGGGCGCAATGActagttagcgttctttctcccaatatTCAGACTCGGAGGGAGATGTACCATTCTGAGTCCAAAACTTCATTTTCTCCCTCCAATTGTCCCAAATTGGGCTGACTGAGATTGACACTGACACGACCTGAATTGCACATGTTACCACgtgtttgtttaattattttaataataattttttccGAAAGAATAGATGATATTTGGAAtatcattatatatataataattgaTTAAAAGCTAAATTGAGTAAGGGAAAGTATCAACACCACCCCTTGAGTTATCTCGTTATTTTAATGCAACCCTATTAagtatcaaaatatcaaatttggCCAAAAAATTAACGGGGTTAACTGAGTGTAATGCAAATGACTAAACTATCCTctacactaaaacataaaaacccCAGCCCCACCTCCTTTTATTACTGTTGGAGTTCAAACTTGTGAAGGAAATAGGGCACCCGAGCTCCATCTTCCATCCTTGCGACCAGCACACCGGAGAACCTGCAACCAAACTAGCCAAAACTCGAAGTACAGAACCAAAACTCTATCTCCTACCCgttccatctcttctttttttcctgcTATCTCCATTCTATCTCCTCTTTCTCCTACTATCACTACATATTtcatccttctctttctcctgctACCAAAGCATTTACCCGTAATTCATACCAATCCCCTTCTCCAACTACCACACAGACACAAACA
The sequence above is a segment of the Telopea speciosissima isolate NSW1024214 ecotype Mountain lineage chromosome 7, Tspe_v1, whole genome shotgun sequence genome. Coding sequences within it:
- the LOC122670001 gene encoding BTB/POZ and MATH domain-containing protein 2-like — its product is MGMGRICRGTSKPSSSSSPSLTTSTSHTETVNGSHQFKITGYSLSKGLGIGKYIASDTFMVGGYAWAIYFYPDGKSIEDNATYVSLFIALASDGTDVRALFELTLLDQSGKERHKVHSHFGRTLESGPYTLKYRGSMWGYKRFFKRTALETSDYLKDDCLSVHCSVGVVRSRTEPPKIYSIAMPPSNIGQHFGQLLESGKGTDVNFEVDGETFAAHKLVLAARSPVFRAQLFGPMKDRNTHCIKVEDMEAPAFKALLHFVYWDGLPDMQELTGFNSKWASTLMGQHLLAAADRYGLERLRLLCEAKLCEDVAINTVATTLALAEQHHCFQLKAVCLKFVALPENLRAVMQTDGFEYLKESCPSVMTELLEYVAKIGEHSIIVCRHGNEAMLDGSDVNGRRVKQRI